TTATCATTAAAGTATTTGTAGAAATACACCGAATCTATTTGATTTCCTTCTAAATATATCAAGATATACTTTTTTGGAGAGACACAAACATCTTTCATTCTCACGATATTGAAATCTTTTCGGAATTTATTGAATAATCTCTCTTTCGCCACTTTTATTGTTTCATAATATGTATCGCAGCCTCCACATCGGAAAGTTTCGTTTTTGAAGTTTCAGTTCCACTCTATTCATAATGTTTTAAATAAAGGTAAACCGCTACCAGTAATAACCAGGTGAATACAGAGTTGTAATTCATCAATTAAATTTAGATTCATCGGGAACACAATCAAGCCCGGACTGCCGACAAATATACCCTTCCCTTCTTTTTGTTTAGTTCAATCACATCCGATTTCAAATCCTTCCCTTGCAAAGTTTTGCCGTTTCCCAATCCAAATTTTTCGGTGTTGTGGAAAAAACAAGTTTAGAACACCTTAATCAATGGTACACCGTAAATTCGACCATCGACTTCTCTCTCGGATGGATTTGCAAGGATGGGTCCGCCAGAATTCCATTAATTGATAATTGATTCGTCCATATAAGATAGTGTCTTCGTTTAGCAAGTCCGTATAATGCTGATGAATCTCCTCATCCGGAATAATTGCGGTGTGATCACTGGCCATTCAAGGGTCGCATATTGATGGCTACAATTAGTTTTCTCATTTATTTTCTGAATTGAATGTCTTTGGCCCTCTGCTTCCTCAACAATTAATAGTTAATCTAAGGAATAGAGCAGGCGTTTAAAAATTTGAGCAAATCCGTTCTCTCTTCTTAGGAGAAACTCCTCATTTCCATCTGGACAACGGAAACTGTTGGATGAATGAAACTGGTTCAGAAATTCACATGAACAAGTTTGGTAATCCTGTGTAATGAATCAATTACAAGTCCTCCCCAAAAATCACAGCTTCATTCCACTCTTCCTGTATTAAGCCTTTTGAAGAAAAATATTGATAGATTTCCGATCGTCGAGAATCAAGTGAGTTATTGTTATCAATTATCCCAAAACACACAGCAGCTTATACAATTAAAGATTCCGCATTCGTATTTAGCACTGCTGTCCTTAATATACTTTCGTTTCACAGCACATCTCCACCCGGCCCGTTGTATTCATATGAAAACCGGATTTCATTTATATTCGAAGGAAATTTCAAATTTCAGGGATATTGTCCGGGTACATAAACTGAATCTGTCGTTAAAAGCTTATTCCAAAGGAGCACGAATAAATCAAATCGGGTTCTAACCGCTTGTTCCAGAAGTCCTCAAATACAACATACCTTCCCTGATCCTCTACGGCTACACCACGTAAAAAAAAATCACGGCTTATTAGTAATGAAAGCAGGGCACATAAACTGAACCATTCCAATTACTATCCACCTGGGAAACCTTCGAACAAACCAATCCATGGATAATTGTATCCGGAAACAACTTCCCAAATCATATCATAATAATCATCCTGAATACTGTTTCCAAGTGAATTTACAAGGTGCATTTCAGAATAATAGCACCAGGAATTTCCAATGGTAAGCGGATGTGAAGTAAGTTGCAATTGCTGGTTGTTGTTTCCACTTCCATTACTTTCATTCTTTTCCTTTTGAGAACATGATGAGAAGAATGGACAGAATCAGATATAAAAATTTGTTTTTTTCATGTTTTGTTTAATCCAATTTTTACATTCAACAAATCAACAACAGACGCATCTCTCCCGGCTTTTCCTGTGGTGCCCGATGAACACAAGGAGTAGAACTTTACTTTCAGGATGATCAACAGCCAATCTCCACATGTTTCCGATACCTAAGCTAACAGGACTTGAATCTGGTTTTGCCCTATAATGAAGATCAAAAAAATGTTCAGATAAAAATGTATGCAAATCCTTCCTCCAGACCATTGTATTGTTTTTCAGCTCTTCGCGAATTTCCGGAACAAGAATTTTTTGTTCCGCCTGTGAAGTTGCAAGGATCTCCTCGACTCGCCATAGTAGGTGCATAAAAAGTATCCGTCGGTGCCGGAGCGATCAACATGATAAGAATAAACATCCGTTGGAAAAAAGGGAAGTTCTCGTCTCTCTCATAGTACTTAATAAGTTTAAGACCGGTGAAGCGCCATGAGCTTTCAAAAGATTTAAATCATTTATAAGAATCTCACGGGCCAATTGGCCCTGATCACTCAAGTGAAGCTGCAATAATTCATCTTCCTGAACCACTATAATATTCCCGTTAATCTCTGTCTTTTTACAATCTCCGAAAATCACCTGTAAGTTTACGAGTCCAGCAAATAGCATTAATATTTCCATGAAAAGGTGCGCCGATAAGCTCCCTAAAATTTGCGCCCTGCAAATTTTATTTTTCATAAAAGATAAATCTAACATAAACGGGGAAATAATTTATTTCTACTCATAATCAGTAAAGAAATCACTTTTCATTCCATTTTTCACCCCGAAAATTAACACTAAACTTCATTTTTAGAATAATATCTGGCTCTATAACCCATTAAAAACTGATGGGTGCTAATATCAAATAAGATAAACTGGATCACCCATGGAGGATTTATTTACCCTGATTTCGTTTCGGTTGTTTTTTTCCCATGAGTGGTAGCTGCAGAAATGGAGGCATTCCACCTTTTACTAAGTTTGTTGTCTTTTGCAAGAGCGAAAAAAAAGATTCGGAAGAACTCATCAATCTTTAGTGCAGGTGTGAACTGTTGAATTGAATGTGCTTCAATATCATCTTCATTCCAAAAGCAATGTGGAACACCTGCAGGAATGATAATTTTTCACCCGGCCCGACAACTTGTTCTTATCATTAACCAAAAGTGGAGGTCTTCCCGTTATAACTTGAGCAGAGCTCTCTTGTTTTGGATGCACATGAATAGGCTCTCGCATGTCCGATTTAGGATTGAAAGACTCGATTTCAAAAGCCTTCCATTTGTTTCTTTCCCTGTTTGAAGGAAAATCATTTTTTGCCTGTCCTTGCATTAGTGATTTGGTCTCCTTGCTTAGCCATAGCATATGTGTTTTAAGCATTTAAACAAAGTTCAGTTCTATCGCTTATGGTATCGAGCCCTTCATCTCAAGCGTATCAATGAAATTGAATCATCAGAGTATTGACATTTGTTACCCGTTTCTTAAGTATAAAAGTATATAAAAAAGCGTTTAGAATAGATTTCTCAAGACATACTCACTCTTTTTCAATTTGATTTAAAATCTCAATGCTGGCCGTTCTATTTCAATTCAAAGTAATATAGTGTATCCAAATACTGTTTTTGACTCGTTTTATCAATAATATTTATTCTTTCAAACCAAATTCTGGTAGCAATACTACTATGAGGATAAATCTTGTTTCTGATCATGTAAATCATGTTTTCCGTTAGTGAATCGCTTTTTAGACGTAGCTTCCCAGACATCCATTCCCGGTCCAAGGAAGTACATTTCAAAACCTTTTACTTCAAGCGATCGTATTTATTGTTCAGCACTTCCAGTATAGGTCTTTTTAAAATTTCATCCCTGGTGATTTCACCTTTCGTTTTCCATGCAGACATGCCTTTGGTGTACTTTCCAAAATAAAAATGAAGGCCGATGAAATAATAAAAGATATAATGATCAGTCCTTTTATAATCGAATTAAGAATCACTTCCATTTCAAAATACTTGTCGAATTTTGCTATTGATTCGAAGTTAAACAATTATTTCCTTAAATGAACTCCAAATTTTTTAAAGAAATTACTAAATAATTGGAGTTTGGATTTATTCAATTTGAGAAATACAAAGGCCTGCTTTATGAACTCTGGCGGAAAGATCAATTATCTATCTATTAAACAATAATTATTAAAAAATTGATCTTTTTTTCCAAATTTCATCAAACCGGACAAACTACTCCATTGACCCTTCGAGTGGTCGACAGGCAAGTCGGGAGTCGGGAGTAAAATCAACGAAACGTTAAAATCACTAACAACTAAAACCAACAACTGACAACCAAAACCAATGACTGACCACCGGGCAACTACCGGCAAATGATTTTTTCCGTACTTTCAGGCAGAAGGATCCTTAGCATGGTGATCCTGTCGTTTTATGAAAAGACTCTTCCCCTGCCTCGCGCTTTTGTTTTTGCATTATCGCTTTTTGGCCAACAACATACCTCTTCTCCGCGTTTTGGAGATGCATCACATCTTCAGGATCGCTACGCGCCGGTTTGCCCTTCGGATGATTTGCTGAAAAACATACTGCAGTCAAATCCCCTCCTGCGCACTCGTCACCAGGCAATCGACAGCCTGATCCACGATCAGCTGGACATCCGTAATACCGGACTTTCCCGTCATGGAAGCGGTTCCAACCAAACACAAACTATCGCTTCAATTCCCGTCGTCGTCCACATAATCCACAACAACGGCACAGAAAACATTTCCGACGCGGTGGTCGCCCAGGGAATTCGTGACCTCAACGAAGCTTTTTCAAATTCGGGCGCTTATACACAGGCTAACGGTGTGGATATAGGTATTCAATTTTGTCTTGCCATTCAGGACCCGAACGGAGCATTCACTACCGGTATCACCGCGATGTTTCCACACTCACCAACATGACCATGGAAACGGATGACATCACTCTCAAAAATCTCAACCGTTGGGATCCGCAGCGTTACCTTAATATCTGGCTGGTGAAGGAAATTACTTCTCTGTCCATGGGAAATGGAGTAGCAGGTTACGCTTACTTTCCATCCTCACACGGTAATCCTGAAGATGGAATCGTAAACGAAGCCGGTTTTTTGGCAGCTCTACCGATAATTCCAAAGTTCACATACATGAAGCAGGACATTATTTCGGTTTGTATCATACATTCGAAGGGGCTTGTACCAATAACGATTGTCTGGCTGATGGTGATCACGTCTGCGATACGCCACCGGATAATTCCACCGCGACGGTTCCCTGTAATTCAACAACAAACACCTGTACCACCGACGCGGATGATGTTTCATTGAACAACCCTTTTCGCCCTGTTGCGCAGGGCGGTCTCGGTGATCAGCCGGATATGATTATTAATCACATGGATTATGGTCTAATTGGTTGTCATACCCAATTTACTTCCGGACAAAAAGATCGTATGATCGCCTCACTCCAACAACGCGCGCGCGAGCCTGCTTGCTTCACACGGATGCTGGAGCCTTTGCACGAATCCTGTGACAGCTGTATTCAATACGCCTTCCAGTACCGTCAATGTTGGTACTGCACTCACCTTCCAAAATTTTAGTTCCGGTGGAATCACATATCAGTGGTTGGTCAACAATGTTCCGGTTTCGTCGGCGACAGATCTGAATTATACTTTTCCAACACAGGGAACCTATATCATCGAACTCATCGCGATGAATGGCGACAGCAGCTGCACACAAACAGCGGATGATACAATTGAAGTGATTTGTGGTTCAGCGAGTACATTCAACATGAATACTTCCACCTGTATTCCGAGAAGCACTACAGTGTTATTTACGAATACTACACCGGGAATTGTGTCCTGCCAGTGGCTCAAAGACGGACAGGTTATTGGTACAGACACATCTCTCAGCTATATGTTTTACCAGACCGGAGGCTACAGCATTTCGCTGGTGACATTCAACGGACTTTGTTATGACACTTCTTCTTCTGTGTTCGTGCAGGTTGGCCGTTGCCAGGATATGCAGGCGGCACATTGGTATTTTGGAAGTCATGCAGGTCTGGATTTTTCATCCGGATCCGTACAAGCGGTGACCGATGGAGCGCTGTGGGTATTTGAAGGTAGCGTGAGCATGTCGGACCCTTCGGGCAATCTTCTCTTTTACACGGATGGAGACACGATGTTTAACCGCAATCATGTCGCGATGTCCAACTCTATTTATTTATATGGTGGAATGTCGGCAAGCCAGGCAGGTCTCGCTGTTCCATGGCCGCAACATCCGGAGAAATATATTTTTTTCGAAACAGCGGTGGCGGAAGATTCTTTCGCCGCTCCATTCCGGTATTCTGTTGTTGACATGACCCTGAATGGTGGTCTTGGTGATATTTTCCCTTACAACATTAATCTCTTTTCACCAGTTGAAGAAAAAGTCTCAGGCACGATGCATTGCAATGGCAGATCCATCTGGGTGATGACACACGAGTGGGGAACCAATCGCTTTTTAGCATACCTCGTAGATTCTTCTGGTGTGAATACAACACCGGTGGTCAGTGCGATCGGACAAGTACATACTGGATGGTTTTATGAACCGGGACGTGGACACATAAAATTTTCTTCTGACGGACAATGGATGGCTATCAGTACGTTTGATTATTCTCTCGAGCTGTATCATTTTGACAATGCAACTGGATTGTTATCGAATCCGATTACGATGTCTGCTTCACAATACAATTATGGCCTTGAATTTTCTCCCGACAACAAAAAACTTTACCATTATGAACACACAAATATGGGTGATGGTCACATTTTGCAATATGATCTTAGCTCGGGCAACCCCACGACGATTATCAATTCCAGAACAGAAGTATTGCTGATGTCGCCGGGAAATCAAAATGGACTACAGCTGGCTCCGGACGGGAAAATATATTTTCCCAATGGATTCACCCTGTTGATGCTTACGTGGGGTGATTGATTATCCCAATGCTACCGGTATTGCCTGCATGGCAAGACCTAACGGCGTTTTTCTGAATGGAGAAAACAGCATGATGGGGCTTCCCAATTTTATGTCGACCGCATTTTTTACGGATGATCTTTTGATCAGTGGCCCGGACACAGTATGTCCCAATTCAGGACTGGAGGAGTATTCCATCAGAGCGAATGTCTGGAACCTTGGTTCGTATTCGTGGTCGATATTGGGAAATGCAACCATCAATGCGCAAACTGACAGCAACATCATACTCAGCTTTACCGGCGCAGGTACTGATACGCTGGTTATTTTGAAAACGACCAATTGTGGTAACCTTTCAGATACCCTTTTCATCCACGCGGTTCCGGCATTACCCGCTCTTGGTCCGGATACTTCTTTGTGTGCAGGAGACACATTAACCCTTTCCCTTCAGGAAAATTTCCTTACCTATCAATGGCAGGATGGAAATCCTGATCCAAATTATTCTGTTACGAGCCCGGGAGAATATTGGGTAAAAGTCACGACTACAAATGGCTGCACTTTGCGCGACACGATACAAATAACACAGGACACTTCCCTGACACATGTTGATTTGGGTCCGGATAAAATAATTTGCCCCGGCGCAGTGGTTGTACTCGATGCAGGAACAGGATATACAACATATCGTTGGCAGGACGGATCACCGAATTCACAATTCACCGCCTGGCAGGAAGGAACATATTGGGTACAGGTAAGCTCTCGTGGAGATTGTAATGCATTTGCGGCGGATACAATTGAAGTGATCTATGATAATTCATTGCAGATTTCACTCGGCGGTGATACAACCATATGCAATGGGTCATCTCTGCAACTCAGTCCGGGTCAGGGCTTCGCTTCTTATACATGGTCGGACCAAAGCACTGCATCTTCACTTGACGTAAATCAAAGCGGCACATATTGGGTGCAGGTAATTTCCGCTTCCAGTTGTCCGGCAAGTGATACGATAGACATTGTGTTTGACACACTGCGTGCAAATCTTGGCATCGACACAGCACTATGCCAGGGAGGTTATATCAGTATTAGTCCAGGCAACCAGTTTGCCACTTATCAATGGTCAGATCAAAGTACACAAGCTTCTCTGACAATTTTCCAACCCGGTGATTATTGGGTGAGAGTTAATACTGATCATAATTGCATTTCATCGGATACAATTCACGTGGAAAATAAAATAGTTCCTTCTCTGGACCTGGGAATTGATACAACATTGTGTCCGGGCGAACAAATTACATTACAGGCAACCAACGGCTTTACGAATTACCATTGGTCAACCAATGAAACCACCGCGAGTATTGTTGTGGATACTTCAGGAACCTATATCCTGAATGCGGTGACTGCCGAAAACTGTAGTGTAGAAGATTCCATCGAGGTAACTTACTTTATATTTTCGGATATTGACCTGGGGCCGGATACAACAATTTGTGAAAACGAAAATTTGCTGTTACATGCGGGGGCGAATTTTTATACCTACAACTGGTCTAATGGTTCGCACGATTCAACGTTGGCGATACAATCGGCCGGAATTTACTGGGTCACCGCTTCCGCTGATTTTCGATGCATAGCGGCTGATAGTATAGAAGTACTGACCACTGAATGCAAAGGGCCGCAATATTACATTCACATTTATCCGAATCCGAATGAAGGAAGTTTTTATATAGAAATATTCAATGCAAGAAATGTACAGCAACTGGAAATTGATATTTATGATGCAATTGGTCAGATCATCTGGCAGGGAACAATGGATGTGGAACAGGATCTTGTCGCAAAGAAATCTATCCATGTGGATTTATCCGGCGGGGTGTACTTTTTACAACTTCGAGGAGAAGGGATACAGGAAAGCGTAAAGCTTATGAAGTACTAAATCTTAGCGTCCTTTGCGTGAAATTATTTCTCGCAAAGACGCCAAGGACGCTAAGCGGTGAGCTATTTGGGCTTAAACCTTACAATTGAAATTTTTTATTATTCTTCTGCATTTGCTTTTAATCAGGGATTAATTTTCAAAGACACTTAATTCTCTAACGAATTCCGCTTTTTCTTACAGCCAGCTTTTGAGGCATCTGCAACGGAACAAAAAACCTCACGTAAGAGACCATGCGATGAGCATGCTGTATTCAATTGCTCAGGCTTAATAGTTTTATTCCTCACATAACATTTATTCTCATGATGAAAATTTCTACTTATGTACTAACCTGTTTACTTTTCATAACAGGAATGACATTTACTTCTTGTGAAAAAGCGGAATACCTGAAGTCGGAAAAAGGTGTGATGTCTGAATTAAACGGTACCTGGAGCATGATCCAGATCCCAAGCAGTTTGCCTGACGAAACCTGGACCATCGACAATGGAACCCTGATCCGCAAAGCGGCACCTTCACGTGGAGAAAATCTCGTGGAAGTGGGAAGAGGAACGGTTTCTGTTCACACCACCATGACAAAGGTTGAAATTACCATTGATGGATTCCCAAGATACAATGGTACATGGCAGGTGATAAAGCTGAACAAATCAGTATTGGTAATCACTAATGATTTCGACGGCAATGGCGGAATGATGGAAAAGAATTTTTCGAAAAACTAGGAACACATATTTATGAAAAGGGGCATGGAGCAATCTATGCCCCTTTTCTATTTCTAACACGGTACTTTTTTATGTGAACTATTTTTACGAACTTCAAATCTGAATTAACCAGGTGTACAACCGGAAAGCAATAGAAGGATTATGACCGAAAAATCTTCTTCTGACAAAAACTCATTCCGAACAATCGCTCTTGCGTCAGCGCTGATTGGAATTATTGGCTCGCTTTTTTTCATGTTCCGGGTAAGCAGTCAACAAAAATCCCTTTTGCTGCTGGGTTTGTTTACTTGCTGGGTCATTTCACCTTTTGCCGGGCTATTTTTTGCCATGATGACGGAAAATAAACGAGTATATCCCCTTCGTACATCCATCAACAAGCTCGTGATTATTCTGTCAATTCTTTCATTGTTAGTATATAGTGGAGTCCTCACTCTTCCGGGCGCAAAACCAGCTTTTGTATATCTCGTGATTCCCTTTGTTTCATGGCTGTTCATTGTGATCGTATTTCTCTTCTCAAAGAAATTATCCAATAAAGTTTAAAAGCATAAGTATTTCCCTGAATAAGTTTATTATTCGTTGAATGTTTTAAAAAAGTCAAGCACCCGGCGGGTTCCAGGGCCTGTACATTGATTTTGAGGAGTGTTATTTTTGATTGAAGAATGATCCGGAGCACAATAAAATAATTACTTTGCATACACAAAGACCTTCTGAAATTCAAGGATGTTTCTGGGGAATTCAAATGAATAAATTAATTCGCAGCCTAAAACATTTTTTAAAGGCCATTCTTTTCCGTTTGATCTGGGTCTGGCGTACACTTACCGGCTATAGTGTAGAATGTAATGTCTGCGGTTATCGCGCTAATCAACTTCGCTCTGTCAATTGGCAAAAGTACAGTACTTGTCCGCGTTGCTATTCACATTTCCGTCAACGCTTACTGATCGCTTCGCTCACACACATTAAAGAATTTTCATTTGAACAACTGATCTACGGGAAAAAAGTGCTTCATTTTGCTCCGGAAGAATATCTCGATCAACTCATACAGGATAAAGCCACTACTTATCAGACAGCGGATTTCCTTGCGGAAGGATATACTTATAGAAAAATTGATTTCCAGCTCGACATTTCCAATATGCCCTCTATCGCTGACAACTCATACGATTGTGTGATTGCATTTGATGTATTGGAGCATGTTCCTGATCACTTACGGGGAATCCGCGAGGTATTCAGAATATTGAAGAAAGGTGGCACAGGAATTTTTTCAGTACCACAGAAAGACAATCTGGTGAAGACCTATGAAGATTTGTCTATTACCGATCCTGCAGAGCGGGAAAAACAATTTGGACAATACGATCATCTCCGCATTTATGGAAGCGATTTCAAGGAGATGCTGGAGGCAGCCGGTTTTAATGTCAGCATTGTCGACGAAAAGAACTTCAGCAAAGACCTCGTCAAAAAACACGTCCTCTTCCCTCCTGTCCTCTCTGATCACCCACTCGCGACGAATCACAGGAAGATTTACTTTGCACGCAAGAGGTAGTTGTTAGTGGTTAGTGCTTAGTGGTTAGTACTTAGTGCTTTGTGGTTTTTTTATCAAATTAATATTCTAACTCATCCACCTGGTATCTGGTAAAGCTTGTCTTCGGTGTTTTTAGGATATTAAGATCACTTTCACACTTAGTTAGTCTGTCCCAATTGACCCTCGCCCCGTGGCCCTCTTCACTTCCCAATGTTATTATTTAAGCAAAAAGGGGTCTGCCTATTTGCCTGAGACAATATTACCAAATTACCTAAAAGATCTCTGCGAGATGACAGCAGTTTATTCTGGTGAATGTCGTCCAGTTCCCGCCGAAAATAATTGGTAAAATGAAACAAAGCTTGTTCGGCGGGAACTGGACGACACAATCGTATACCATACGATCGTCATCTCGCAGAGATCTTTTAGGTCAATTGAAACTAAATTGATTTCTTAACTGAATAACATTGTCTTCACTTCCCAAAGGACACTATCTGGTCAAAACAATATAATCGTTAATTAACGTTTTCAGAAAGACATCGGAGCGGTCGTAGACGCTGGTAATGCCAAGGTGTTCGCTAAGTACCTTCGCGAGCTCATCAGCGGCTTCACGATGGGCCGCGTTTGGATAATTTTTCAGACGATCGAGGGTGGATTTCACAAAAAGCATATCCTTCTCTGTCATTTGTTTTACTTCAGGATAGCGTGGCGTATAGGTTCCCGCGTTTTGCATCGATAAAATATTTTTCAGCTGAACCGCGTAACGTGGCCGAATGCGAACAACGGTTGTATTTGCGAGCATGTCGCCAAGTCTTTGTGATTTGTCTGTCGAACTGATCAGTAATGTAGCAACAGAACCGAGTGACAAATAAATATCCACCATCCGGAAAGTCCAGCGGATCAGGTAATCCGTAAATCCTACTTCCTGTCCGTTCAATTTCACCACCTGTAAACCCTGCGCTTTTTTTCCGATCGACCTTCCGTGTGTGAGCATTTCGGAAACGGGAGTATAAAAAAGCACGATGGGCACACTCACAATATAATCAGCGAATTTCTGGTAGTCGGAAGGCATCACCGTTGTGTAAAGCAATCGAAAAAACACAACACTCAGGATAATGATGATAAAATCGATAACAAAGGCGAAAATCCGGTCTCCGATTTCCGCAAGATGATGTTCGATGGTAACATTCTGGGCCGTGGTAATATCAATGGTTTTCATGATCTTTCTTTGGACCGGATAAAGAGGGCTTAAGAATATTGCTATTTTTACACAGACTATCTGAGCCTATGCGCGAAACGGATTTCATCGAACAAAATAAGAAAAAATGGCAGGAACTCGAAGCCCTGCTAAAAGAAGAAAGAAAAGATCCGGATAAGCTTAGCCATTTATTTGTGCAGGTTACAGATGATCTTGCTTATTCCCAGACATTTTACCCTAACCGTACGGTAAGAGTTTACCTGAACAATATCGCTTCACAGGTATTTCACAGTATTTATAAAAACCGTAAGGAAAACAAAAAGCGTTTTATTCATTTCTGGAAAGAAGAATTACCCCGACTGGTATACGAAGCCAGGAAGGAACTCACTCTTTCACTCATCATTTTTCTTGTGTCCTTTCTTATCGGCGTTGTTTCTACAGCCTACGACAAACAATTTCCCAGAGTAATCATGGGTGATGATTATGTAGAAATGACCCTTGAAAATATCAAGAAAGGAGATCCGATGGCTGTTTATAAAAAGAGCGGCAGTTCGGAAATGTTCCTTTACATTTCACTGAACAATCTGAGAGTCGCCTTTATGACTTTTGTGTTTGGCGCATTCTATATTCTTGGCACTGTATTCATGGTGATTTACAATGGCATTATGGTTGGAGCTTTTCAGTACTTTTTTTTATCAGCAGGGTTTATTGCTTTCTTCATCTCTCACCATCTGGCTCCACGGGACACTTGAAATTTCCGGTATCATCATCGGTGCGGGAGCGGGAATTACAATGGGAAAAGGACTGGTTTTTCCGGGAACCTATTCCCGCTTACAATCTTTCATGCTGAGCGCAAGGAAGGGTTTCCGGATTCTTCTGGGTATTGTCCCTATCATCATCATTGCCGCCATCATTGAAAGTTTCATGACACGTTATACTGAGATGCCGGCTTTGATAAAAGCGCTGCTGATTTTTCTCTCTCTCACATTTATCCTCGGGTATTTTGTCTGGTATCCTGTAATGAAAGCCAGAAGAGGTTTTGAAGAAGAAGAAAAAGAAGTTCTTTTACCTGTCGCTGAATCGTTCAGTATTGAAGTGAACCAAATTAAAAGTAATGGAGAAATTTTCAGAGACATCTTTCTTTTTTACAAAAAAGATTTTGGAAAACTATTTCGTTACTCCTGGTGGTTGACGGTTCTTTGCGCACCGATAGTTTATCTTCTTCCCTATGCCGGAAATTTGCTGAATGGCAACGAATACAAATACGCCTATCGCGACTGGTTTTTCGCGGCCCAATTTATCAACTATTCAAAATTTCCGGTGCTGCTGTTCATCAATGTCCTGTTCATGACACTTATTTTATTAAATGCCTTGCGTTGGTTTAGAAAACATCTGGTTGACTTCGATTCGGCCAACAGGGAAAATTTCAACAACCC
The sequence above is drawn from the Bacteroidota bacterium genome and encodes:
- a CDS encoding T9SS type A sorting domain-containing protein translates to MIDYPNATGIACMARPNGVFLNGENSMMGLPNFMSTAFFTDDLLISGPDTVCPNSGLEEYSIRANVWNLGSYSWSILGNATINAQTDSNIILSFTGAGTDTLVILKTTNCGNLSDTLFIHAVPALPALGPDTSLCAGDTLTLSLQENFLTYQWQDGNPDPNYSVTSPGEYWVKVTTTNGCTLRDTIQITQDTSLTHVDLGPDKIICPGAVVVLDAGTGYTTYRWQDGSPNSQFTAWQEGTYWVQVSSRGDCNAFAADTIEVIYDNSLQISLGGDTTICNGSSLQLSPGQGFASYTWSDQSTASSLDVNQSGTYWVQVISASSCPASDTIDIVFDTLRANLGIDTALCQGGYISISPGNQFATYQWSDQSTQASLTIFQPGDYWVRVNTDHNCISSDTIHVENKIVPSLDLGIDTTLCPGEQITLQATNGFTNYHWSTNETTASIVVDTSGTYILNAVTAENCSVEDSIEVTYFIFSDIDLGPDTTICENENLLLHAGANFYTYNWSNGSHDSTLAIQSAGIYWVTASADFRCIAADSIEVLTTECKGPQYYIHIYPNPNEGSFYIEIFNARNVQQLEIDIYDAIGQIIWQGTMDVEQDLVAKKSIHVDLSGGVYFLQLRGEGIQESVKLMKY
- a CDS encoding methyltransferase domain-containing protein, with amino-acid sequence MNKLIRSLKHFLKAILFRLIWVWRTLTGYSVECNVCGYRANQLRSVNWQKYSTCPRCYSHFRQRLLIASLTHIKEFSFEQLIYGKKVLHFAPEEYLDQLIQDKATTYQTADFLAEGYTYRKIDFQLDISNMPSIADNSYDCVIAFDVLEHVPDHLRGIREVFRILKKGGTGIFSVPQKDNLVKTYEDLSITDPAEREKQFGQYDHLRIYGSDFKEMLEAAGFNVSIVDEKNFSKDLVKKHVLFPPVLSDHPLATNHRKIYFARKR
- a CDS encoding RDD family protein, with product MKTIDITTAQNVTIEHHLAEIGDRIFAFVIDFIIIILSVVFFRLLYTTVMPSDYQKFADYIVSVPIVLFYTPVSEMLTHGRSIGKKAQGLQVVKLNGQEVGFTDYLIRWTFRMVDIYLSLGSVATLLISSTDKSQRLGDMLANTTVVRIRPRYAVQLKNILSMQNAGTYTPRYPEVKQMTEKDMLFVKSTLDRLKNYPNAAHREAADELAKVLSEHLGITSVYDRSDVFLKTLINDYIVLTR